The genomic window TCCTTGATGTTCAAACCAACTGTAGGAGAATCGTACCAAGTTAAAGTGATTAAAATGCTTGACTTTGGAGCGGTTGTAGAATATATGGATGCACCAGGAAACGAAGTGTTACTTCACGTAAGTGAGTTGGCATGGGAACGTACTGAAAACGTATCTGATGTTGTGAATATGGGTGATATTTTTGATGTGAAGTATTTTGGACAAGATCCAAGAACACGAAAAGAAAAAGTATCGCGTAAAGCTTTGTTAGAAAAACCAGAAGGGTATGTTGCAAGACCACCAAGAGATGATAAACGTTCTGGTGGACGTGACAATCGCGGACGTGATAACAGACGCTAATACACATTAAGTTTTAACTTAATCAAATCAAAAAACCGTTTTTAATTTAAAAACGGTTTTTTTTGTAACATTTAGTCTCTAATGCACGTATAACCTAATGATACACCCATTAACCAATTTAAAAACAAATCCTTTTAAATGAGACAGCTAAAAATTACCAAGCAGGTTACCAATAGAGAAACTGCGTCCCTAGATAAATACCTTCAAGAAATTGGAAAAGTTGATTTAATTACAGCCGATGAAGAAGTAGAATTGGCACAGCGTATTAAAGCGGGGGATCAAATTGCTTTGGAGAAATTAACCAAAGCCAACTTACGTTTCGTTGTATCGGTTGCCAAGCAATATCAAAATCAAGGTTTGACGCTTCCCGATTTAATTAATGAAGGAAATTTAGGATTGATCAAAGCCGCTCAACGTTTTGATGAAACGAGAGGATTTAAGTTTATCTCTTATGCGGTTTGGTGGATTCGTCAATCGATCTTACAAGCTTTAGCAGAACAGTCTCGTATTGTTCGTTTGCCTTTGAATAAAATTGGTTCGATCAATAAAATAAATAAAACCTATGCGTTTCTTGAGCAATCTCATGAACGTCCACCGAGTGCTGAAGAAATTGCGAAGGAATTAGACATGACGATTAACGATGTTAAGGAGTCTATGAAAAATTCTGGGCGTCACGTATCCATGGATGCACCTTTAGTCGAAGGAGAGGATTCTAACTTATACGATGTATTGCGTAGTGGGGAGTCTCCAAATCCAGACAGAGACTTATTACATGAATCTTTACGTACGGAAATTGAACGTGCCTTAGAAACGCTTACTCCAAGAGAAGCGGATGTCATTCGATTGTATTTTGGACTCGGAAATCAACACCCTATGACTTTAGAAGAAATAGGCGAAACATTTGACCTGACTCGTGAACGTGTTCGTCAAATAAAAGAAAAAGCCATTCGTCGTTTGAAGCATACCTCGAGAAGTAAAATTTTAAAAACCTATTTAGGTTAATAACAAAACCCCTGCCAATTGGTAGGGGTTTATTTTTTATATTATTTTTGTAATTCAAATACCGAACACATGAGCACAACCAAAATTGCACCTTCTATTTTAGCAGCCGACTTCGCCAACCTTCAAAGAGATATTGAAATGGTTAATTCTAGTGAAGCCGATTGGTTTCATATTGATATTATGGACGGGGTATTTGTGCCCAACATTTCTTTTGGAATGCCCGTTTTAAAAGCGATTACACAACATGCTAAAAAAACCGTTGATGTGCATTTGATGATTGTGGATCCCGATCGTTATATCAAAACCTTTGCCGACTTAGGAAGTGATGTCCTCAGCGTGCATTACGAAGCCTGTACGCATCTTCACAGAACCCTTCAGGCAATCAAAGCAGAAGGCATGAAAGCTGGTGTGGCATTAAATCCACATACGAACATCAATGTTTTGGAAGACACGATTAATGATATTGACTTGGTATGCATCATGAGTGTCAACCCTGGTTTTGGTGGTCAAAGTTTTATAGAGAATACATACGAAAAAGTAAAACAACTCAAAGCGCTTATTAAGGCAAAAGGGGCATCTACCCTCATAGAAATTGATGGAGGCGTGACATCAGCGAATGCCAAAGCACTTAAAGACGCTGGCGCCGATGTATTAGTTGCTGGAAGTTTTGTATTTAAAAGCTCAGAACCTGCAAACACCATTAAAGCGTTAAAAGTATTGACAGCCTCATAGTTTTCAGTTAACTGTCTATATCCCCGTATCCATAATTGTATCCATAGTTATAATTATACCCGTACGATCTATTTTCTTTCACACCATTAATAACGTAACTCATATTTATAAGACGTTTTGTTTTACTTAAATCTACAGAGAAAGGTATTAACTTTCTGTCGGTATGATTCGCCCGAATGGCACATATAGTCGCATCGGCAAGGTGAGCTACCAATAAAGTATCCGTTACTAAAATGGTAGGCGCTAAATCGACAATCACATAATCATAAACTAACTTGGCTTCTTTAATGAGGGTTTCAAAATTGCCATTGGCTAATAAATGAGCAGGATTGGGAGGAATCGCCCCAGAAAACAAAACTTCATGATTCGGTTGTTGTTCAAATACCTTCATGGTCATCGGTTTCCAGTCTAGTGTTGGATCTATTAAATAATTGGACAAGCCTGTTTGGTTTTTATTGATATTTGCGTAGGTATGTAATTGGGGATTTCTTAAATCCGCCCCTATCAATAAGACCTTTTTATTTAGACTCGCCATTGCAAGGGAAAAGTTTAAACTAATAAATGTCTTTCCTTCTCCTTTGACGGTAGAGGTACAAAAAACCACTTTTCCTCCCCCATCAGAAGGTAGGAAGAAATTCATGTTAGTGGTCAAAATTCGGAAGGATTCCGCTAAGACAGAACGGTCATTTGGGTTCGAGAATACCGTATTTGACCCACTTGTAATTTGCGGAATTTCTGCAATGACAGGAACGTCACTGGCCAGATTGTCAATATCAAGTTTATTATGAACTTTGGTGTCGAATAAAAAAATGACATAAATAATTCCGAAAGGCAGCAACAAACCTAACAATAGAGCTCCCAAATATATCATTTGAGGCTTAGGGGATATCGGAGATCCATCAGAAATACTATACTCAACAACCTTTAAGGTAGGTTCTGTCACTCCTAAATTAACAGATGCTTCCTCTTTTTTTTGTAATAAAAAAATAAAGAGTTTTTCCTTAATGCTTTGTTGGCGTTCAATGGCTCGTAATTGTAGCTCTTTTTCTGGAATTCTAGATACCTTGGTTTGAAAAGTTTGGTTCCGGCGGCTCAATTGATCTTTTGTAAGGTTTAGTTGATTTACATAAGCAGAAATTGAGTTATTAATATTCATTTTAAAATCCTTTAAGTTCACCTCTAGCAACTGCACTGTAGGGTTGTTGACTCCTGCACTACTAATTAGTTTTTGACGGTCCAAGACCATTTTATTATAATCTTTAAGCAAAGCAATGATCGTTACGTTTTCAATTCCAATATTAGCGGGTAAAAGTTCATGAGTATTCGTAGATTTTGAAAGTGATTCTTT from Formosa sp. Hel1_33_131 includes these protein-coding regions:
- the rpe gene encoding ribulose-phosphate 3-epimerase, giving the protein MSTTKIAPSILAADFANLQRDIEMVNSSEADWFHIDIMDGVFVPNISFGMPVLKAITQHAKKTVDVHLMIVDPDRYIKTFADLGSDVLSVHYEACTHLHRTLQAIKAEGMKAGVALNPHTNINVLEDTINDIDLVCIMSVNPGFGGQSFIENTYEKVKQLKALIKAKGASTLIEIDGGVTSANAKALKDAGADVLVAGSFVFKSSEPANTIKALKVLTAS
- a CDS encoding GumC family protein — translated: MQASPQTSFETEDTSKFNIKYEFFKYLRYWPWFICSLVTLLIGSFIYLRYAPKVYNTHAKIKILDENSGLELPTSALILNRSSINLENEIEILTSYPLLNRVVNRLELYAQFFEKGRVKSVPLANLPFNFELSRSLDSITEPTQFFISVEELGFKITDENRGLEFSFPEFDTTKSEHQLPFDLKWSSEFNKSQLMERTFEILLVPEKLAILNLKSKIKIDPIGEQSDLLSLRIVGQNVLNSERILNTLIDVFNLDDILDRQLIWKRTIDFVDERFINLSMELDSIESYKKNYKIDHRLVDVSTDGIESLQQRAQSNEQLFQIENQIATSNLVKESLSKSTNTHELLPANIGIENVTIIALLKDYNKMVLDRQKLISSAGVNNPTVQLLEVNLKDFKMNINNSISAYVNQLNLTKDQLSRRNQTFQTKVSRIPEKELQLRAIERQQSIKEKLFIFLLQKKEEASVNLGVTEPTLKVVEYSISDGSPISPKPQMIYLGALLLGLLLPFGIIYVIFLFDTKVHNKLDIDNLASDVPVIAEIPQITSGSNTVFSNPNDRSVLAESFRILTTNMNFFLPSDGGGKVVFCTSTVKGEGKTFISLNFSLAMASLNKKVLLIGADLRNPQLHTYANINKNQTGLSNYLIDPTLDWKPMTMKVFEQQPNHEVLFSGAIPPNPAHLLANGNFETLIKEAKLVYDYVIVDLAPTILVTDTLLVAHLADATICAIRANHTDRKLIPFSVDLSKTKRLINMSYVINGVKENRSYGYNYNYGYNYGYGDIDS
- a CDS encoding sigma-70 family RNA polymerase sigma factor, with translation MRQLKITKQVTNRETASLDKYLQEIGKVDLITADEEVELAQRIKAGDQIALEKLTKANLRFVVSVAKQYQNQGLTLPDLINEGNLGLIKAAQRFDETRGFKFISYAVWWIRQSILQALAEQSRIVRLPLNKIGSINKINKTYAFLEQSHERPPSAEEIAKELDMTINDVKESMKNSGRHVSMDAPLVEGEDSNLYDVLRSGESPNPDRDLLHESLRTEIERALETLTPREADVIRLYFGLGNQHPMTLEEIGETFDLTRERVRQIKEKAIRRLKHTSRSKILKTYLG